A window of the Leptospira limi genome harbors these coding sequences:
- a CDS encoding M90 family metallopeptidase yields MKINKIYGKIRRLVTKPFSFLVPLNKREIALLDHNFEFYRILSKKDKKKYNSLIKHFKLSKSIKSTPDITLTRYHKTFLACAAVRLIRRIGLRHYDYINNIIVFPDKFETEEFQFKIDGVTGENGKIGLSWKAIIRGISDSNDGDCVITHEFAHAIDLLYGGFDGIPQLNCDREIINWENLIIKDFHQLKNEVKHIFYNIEDESEFFAYLSEYFFENPNHFKEKLPKIFDLFNRFYQEYDFNQ; encoded by the coding sequence ATGAAAATTAATAAAATATATGGAAAAATTCGAAGACTGGTTACAAAACCATTTTCATTTTTAGTTCCATTAAATAAAAGGGAAATAGCCCTTTTAGATCATAACTTTGAATTCTATAGAATTCTTTCTAAAAAAGATAAGAAAAAGTATAATTCTCTAATTAAACACTTCAAACTCTCGAAATCGATAAAATCCACACCAGATATTACTTTAACGAGATATCATAAAACTTTTCTCGCATGTGCTGCCGTAAGACTAATACGAAGAATTGGTTTGAGACATTATGATTATATAAATAATATTATAGTTTTTCCTGACAAATTTGAAACTGAGGAATTTCAATTTAAAATTGACGGAGTTACTGGAGAAAACGGAAAAATTGGTTTATCTTGGAAAGCTATTATCAGAGGAATATCCGATTCAAATGATGGTGACTGTGTTATTACTCATGAATTTGCACATGCAATTGACCTTCTTTACGGCGGTTTTGATGGTATTCCACAATTAAACTGTGACAGAGAAATTATTAACTGGGAAAATCTGATTATAAAAGATTTCCATCAATTAAAGAATGAAGTTAAACACATATTCTACAATATTGAAGATGAATCTGAATTTTTTGCATATCTAAGTGAATATTTCTTTGAAAATCCAAATCATTTCAAAGAAAAGTTGCCTAAAATCTTTGATCTATTTAATAGATTTTATCAGGAATATGATTTTAATCAATAA